CGACTCGGTGAAGCCCTCGCTCAGATACAGCACCCGCTCCCCGGTGTGCGGATGCTCGTACACGGTGGGCGTGGTCACCGGCGGCGTCTTGGCGTCGATCTCGGCCAGCAATTCGCACACCGGCCGGAACACATCGCTCGGCCGAATCTTGAAGTAGCGCCGCACCGTATGCGTGGCGACGGTGCCCTCGAGGAGTTCTCGCAGCTCCGCCGACAGTGCCTCGTACGCCTTGGCCAGGTCGATGAACAGCGTGCCGCGGTCGCGCTCGGGCACCACGCGCGGACTGGTGAGCGTCATGTCGAACGGCCGCGGCATGAACTGATAGTCCGAATGCCAGAAGCGCCCGGTCTTGGGGACGCCGACGCGCTGCCCGTTCTCCTCCACATTCGAGGACACGAACATCTCGGGGTGCTCGGGATGGTGGTAGGCGGGCTCGTAGTACGCCTCGGGCGTGCCCAGGCGGCGGCCGAGGTCGAGGAATCCGGCTGCATCCAGCTCCAGGCCGCGCAGCAGCACGATCTTGTCGCGGTACACGGTCTTGCGCAGCAGTTGAACGTCTTCGGCGCGGTCCGGGTCGAAATGCTCGGCCACCAAGCCCATTCCGGGCTGCGGTGTCAA
This sequence is a window from Nocardia yunnanensis. Protein-coding genes within it:
- the scoE gene encoding (3R)-3-[(carboxymethyl)amino]fatty acid oxygenase/decarboxylase; amino-acid sequence: MRLTPQPGMGLVAEHFDPDRAEDVQLLRKTVYRDKIVLLRGLELDAAGFLDLGRRLGTPEAYYEPAYHHPEHPEMFVSSNVEENGQRVGVPKTGRFWHSDYQFMPRPFDMTLTSPRVVPERDRGTLFIDLAKAYEALSAELRELLEGTVATHTVRRYFKIRPSDVFRPVCELLAEIDAKTPPVTTPTVYEHPHTGERVLYLSEGFTESIHDAAGQSCPELLRELLAATGQLDGTPGVVPVHLQTFEAGDVLVWDNRSLVHRAVHTATPAPTVSWRVTVHDPAEA